Part of the Amycolatopsis sp. 195334CR genome is shown below.
CAAGCCGCCGCGGCCCAGGCCCTCTACGCCCTGCCGACCCCGGTCAAACGGCTGATCGCCGGGCGCCCGATCCGGCTGGACGGGCAGGAACTGGCGCTGGACGCGCAACTGCTGCTCCGGCTGCAGCAGCTCACCGGCGCCGAACTCGCCGGACAGTCGGTGGAACGCTCACGCGCCGAACTCGACGTGTCCCGCCACCTGGTCAGCGGCAAGCCGATCCAGCCGGTGCACACCCGCGAGCTGCTCATCCCCGCGGAAGCCGGTGGCATCCCGGCGACGCTGTACACCCCGGAAGGCCTGCCGGAACCGTCCGGCCTGCTGGTGTTCTTCCACGGTGGCGGCTGGGTGGTCGGCACCAGGAACAGCCACGACAACACCGCGCGCTTCCTGGCCAAGCACGCCGGGGTGCGGGTGCTGTCGGTGGAGTACCGGCTGGCCCCGGAGCACCCGTTCCCGGCGGCCGCGGACGACGCGGTGACGGCCTTCGACTACGCGTACGCCAAGGCGAGTGAACTGGGCGCGGACCCGGCGCGCATCGCGGTCGGCGGGGACAGCGCGGGTGGCAACCTGGCCGCGGTCACCGCGCTGGTGACCACCCGGCGCGGCGGCCCGGCCCCGGCGTTCCAGCTGCTGCTCTA
Proteins encoded:
- a CDS encoding alpha/beta hydrolase, coding for MTVPVQIRVQAAAAQALYALPTPVKRLIAGRPIRLDGQELALDAQLLLRLQQLTGAELAGQSVERSRAELDVSRHLVSGKPIQPVHTRELLIPAEAGGIPATLYTPEGLPEPSGLLVFFHGGGWVVGTRNSHDNTARFLAKHAGVRVLSVEYRLAPEHPFPAAADDAVTAFDYAYAKASELGADPARIAVGGDSAGGNLAAVTALVTTRRGGPAPAFQLLLYPGVDMSTRRRSREIFGNGFFLTDAQMTWFADHYAPEGVDRTDVRVSPLLAEDLSGLPPAYLATAGFDPLRDEGELYAEKLEAAGVQVALHRQEDLIHGYVNFLGIGRRFREATAEAAGALRLGLSKKKN